Proteins found in one Amycolatopsis camponoti genomic segment:
- a CDS encoding carbohydrate ABC transporter permease, whose product MTRSWLRPSVALVVSAVFFVPLYLVLVNVVKQGDRIAASPASLPLPPTLANIHAVLTRPDGLFWVSLTNSIVVTVLSILVLTVLSAMLGHYLARSGKRWTKVLTLVLLAGLMIPPQVILIPITDVLRVTHLMATLQGLVLFNVGYYVPFGVFVFSGFIRGVPVELEEAALLDGASRMQVFWRVVFPLLRPATASVLIFLGVWIWNDFIDPLIILGPSQGTTITTGIYRSIGQYQADLGSVFALMFLATLPVLIFYLALQKQFVKGLTGGATKG is encoded by the coding sequence TTGACGCGGTCCTGGCTGCGGCCTTCGGTCGCGCTCGTCGTCAGCGCGGTGTTTTTCGTGCCGCTGTACTTGGTGCTGGTCAACGTGGTCAAGCAGGGCGACCGGATCGCCGCGTCGCCGGCGTCGCTCCCGCTGCCGCCGACGCTGGCCAACATCCACGCGGTGCTGACCCGGCCGGACGGGCTGTTCTGGGTCAGCTTGACCAACAGCATCGTGGTCACGGTGCTGTCGATCCTGGTGCTGACGGTGCTGTCGGCGATGCTCGGCCACTACCTGGCACGCTCGGGCAAGCGGTGGACGAAGGTCCTGACGCTCGTGCTGCTGGCCGGGTTGATGATTCCGCCGCAGGTCATCCTCATCCCGATCACGGACGTCCTGCGCGTCACGCACCTGATGGCGACGCTGCAGGGCCTGGTCCTGTTCAACGTCGGGTACTACGTGCCGTTCGGGGTGTTCGTGTTCAGCGGGTTCATCCGCGGGGTCCCGGTGGAACTGGAGGAGGCGGCCCTCCTCGACGGCGCGAGCCGCATGCAGGTGTTCTGGCGCGTGGTGTTCCCTCTGCTGCGGCCGGCGACGGCGTCGGTCTTGATCTTCCTCGGCGTGTGGATCTGGAACGACTTCATCGACCCGCTGATCATCCTGGGCCCCAGCCAGGGGACGACGATCACCACGGGTATCTATCGTTCGATCGGCCAGTACCAGGCCGACCTGGGCAGCGTGTTCGCGCTGATGTTCCTGGCCACGCTGCCGGTGTTGATCTTCTATTTGGCGCTGCAGAAGCAGTTCGTCAAGGGCCTTACGGGCGGCGCGACGAAGGGGTGA
- a CDS encoding carbohydrate ABC transporter permease yields the protein MWHFASFGAPGVLVYLCFVMAPILISFGYSLTNYNPFNPPVKFVGFENYKLLFTDEQFLTALRVTTILTVIVVVVPNVLGLGVALLLDRKGWLYNALRSVFFTPVILSSVVVSIVWSRLLDDQGPLNTLLRAIGVEHPPGWLSDPDVALYSVASIVCWQMLGFCVVVYLAGLQGVPTELLEAAEIDGAGPLRRFRAVTWPLLAPSLTINTVVLLISAFKTYDYVKVITNGGPGSGATATIAFDVLQTGFDSNHVGYASAMAVLMLVIVAVVTTVVLNFLRRREVDL from the coding sequence GTGTGGCACTTCGCGTCGTTCGGCGCTCCGGGGGTGCTCGTCTACCTGTGCTTCGTGATGGCGCCGATCCTGATCAGCTTCGGGTACAGCCTCACGAACTACAACCCGTTCAACCCGCCGGTGAAGTTCGTCGGCTTCGAGAACTACAAGCTGCTCTTCACCGACGAGCAGTTCTTGACCGCGCTGAGGGTCACCACGATCCTGACGGTGATCGTGGTGGTCGTGCCGAACGTCCTCGGCCTGGGCGTCGCACTGCTGCTGGACCGGAAAGGCTGGCTGTACAACGCTTTGCGCAGCGTTTTCTTCACGCCGGTGATCCTCAGCTCGGTCGTCGTCTCGATCGTCTGGTCGCGGCTGCTCGACGACCAGGGCCCGCTGAACACGCTGCTGCGGGCGATCGGGGTCGAGCACCCGCCGGGCTGGCTGTCCGATCCGGACGTCGCGCTGTACTCGGTCGCGTCGATCGTGTGCTGGCAGATGCTCGGGTTCTGCGTCGTCGTCTACCTCGCCGGGTTGCAGGGCGTGCCGACCGAGCTGCTGGAGGCCGCCGAAATCGACGGCGCCGGGCCGCTGCGGCGGTTCCGCGCCGTCACGTGGCCGCTGCTCGCGCCGTCGCTGACGATCAACACGGTCGTGCTGCTCATTTCGGCGTTCAAGACCTACGACTACGTCAAGGTGATCACCAACGGCGGCCCGGGTTCCGGAGCCACGGCGACGATCGCGTTCGACGTGCTGCAGACGGGGTTCGACTCGAACCACGTCGGCTACGCGTCGGCGATGGCCGTGCTGATGCTGGTGATCGTCGCGGTGGTGACCACGGTCGTGCTGAACTTCCTCCGCCGCCGGGAGGTGGACCTTTGA
- a CDS encoding extracellular solute-binding protein has product MRRSLALGAAVLLAVSGCSVGSNTGSGGSEEITFLTFETPNLTPAYWDAAIKRVTDKNPGIKVKKLVAPTADGRTSYAKQLLQSGQFPDVMIAVDSAGFAEAGNLYAWTPSELKDFQFPEANPVQGKYFQLPANTQTIPPIYYNKKMFVDAGITSTPKTWAELEADAGKLKDKGIAPFTIGGGKDGFPSSMILSGLVSTEVYDTVPDWLTQRRADKVKFTDPAFQKAFSKLAELASKGYVDKTSVSRDYAATEQAFLDGKSAMYPMGNWFAANADTKKHDFEVGVFNFPTEDGKLVVPAYTGGGMIVNAKAANLDAAKKFALGFQLDKDQLDASVKADGLFPAIKGYTPPADVGPTFKAGYDLYTQAVQQNAVVHAFRWETADDGLLPGMKDKVDQAAQDVITGRKSVADACAFLDTEWAKAG; this is encoded by the coding sequence ATGAGGCGGTCCCTGGCGCTCGGAGCGGCAGTGCTCCTGGCCGTGAGCGGATGTTCGGTCGGCTCGAACACCGGCAGCGGCGGCAGCGAGGAAATCACCTTCCTGACGTTCGAGACACCGAACCTCACCCCGGCCTACTGGGACGCCGCCATCAAGCGCGTCACCGACAAGAACCCGGGGATCAAGGTCAAGAAGCTCGTCGCCCCGACCGCCGACGGGCGGACGTCGTACGCGAAGCAGCTCCTGCAGTCGGGTCAGTTCCCCGACGTGATGATCGCCGTCGATTCGGCGGGCTTCGCCGAAGCGGGCAACCTCTACGCGTGGACGCCCAGCGAGCTCAAGGACTTCCAGTTCCCCGAGGCGAACCCGGTGCAGGGCAAGTACTTCCAGCTGCCGGCGAACACCCAGACCATCCCGCCGATCTACTACAACAAGAAGATGTTCGTCGACGCGGGCATCACCTCGACACCGAAGACGTGGGCCGAGCTGGAAGCCGACGCCGGAAAGCTGAAGGACAAGGGCATCGCGCCCTTCACCATCGGCGGCGGCAAGGACGGCTTCCCCTCCTCGATGATCCTCTCCGGACTGGTCAGCACCGAGGTGTACGACACCGTCCCCGACTGGCTGACCCAGCGCCGCGCGGACAAGGTCAAGTTCACCGACCCGGCGTTCCAGAAAGCGTTTTCGAAGCTCGCCGAGCTCGCCTCGAAGGGCTACGTGGACAAGACGAGCGTGTCCCGCGACTACGCGGCGACCGAGCAGGCCTTCCTGGACGGCAAGAGCGCGATGTACCCGATGGGCAACTGGTTCGCCGCCAACGCCGACACCAAGAAGCACGACTTCGAAGTCGGCGTCTTCAACTTCCCCACCGAGGACGGCAAGCTGGTCGTCCCGGCCTACACCGGTGGCGGCATGATCGTGAACGCCAAGGCGGCCAACCTCGACGCCGCCAAGAAGTTCGCCCTGGGCTTCCAGCTCGACAAGGACCAGCTCGACGCGTCGGTCAAGGCCGACGGCCTGTTCCCGGCGATCAAGGGCTACACCCCGCCCGCGGACGTCGGCCCGACCTTCAAGGCCGGCTACGACCTCTACACCCAGGCCGTGCAGCAGAACGCCGTGGTGCACGCCTTCCGCTGGGAGACCGCCGACGACGGCCTGCTGCCCGGCATGAAGGACAAGGTCGACCAGGCCGCCCAGGACGTCATCACCGGCCGCAAGTCCGTGGCCGACGCGTGCGCGTTCCTGGACACCGAGTGGGCGAAGGCGGGCTGA
- a CDS encoding alpha-galactosidase: MAGIRFLEDHRAWVLTAASSTYALRLDEDDVPTHVYWGPRLPAEDIPDLIGKTLPWWDGFNDPDEGRDELAADGGTKYWTPALQLRFADGTRALEWRYQAHDTTQDHLKIHFADRHYPLRITLHYRHRGDVLERWTELAAETDVEVVRADSATWVLPLLEDYRLSHVTGRWAAETQLHRTSAPHGETTFASRRGITGHHANPWVMVDDATATERHGEVYGVALAWSGSWRLTTTRSSTGRLTVSGGFGQDGVTHRVGPGKPLVTPVAAGLYTAGGFGAAGRAWHAYVREHVLPHPRELRPVLYNSWEATGFDVSEQGQRTLAERAAALGVELFVLDDGWFRGRTSDHAGLGDWHVDRARFPDGLGPLVDVVHGLGMKFGIWVEPEMVNPDSDLYRAHPDWVLHHPHRRRSELRNQLVLNFARPDVREWAHDWLDRLVGDHGVDFLKWDMNRPFSEAGWPGEADPDRLWVEHTRAVHALMDRLREDHPGLRIEACSGGGGRIDLGVLARADQVWTSDNTDALDRLRIQHGYSQLYPAGAMSAWVTDNPNFVTGRSVPLRFRFHVAMAGVLGIGGDIVRWPGDDLALARELVALYKDIRPVVQHGALHRLRPPVDDGVTALQYVHEDRTVVFAYRQASHFNAPERPLRLEGLDPAHRYVDSDDGTTHSGAVLLARGLPLGLPTGDFASKVLRLRRKI; this comes from the coding sequence ATGGCCGGGATCCGCTTCCTCGAAGACCATCGCGCGTGGGTGCTCACCGCCGCGTCGAGCACCTACGCGCTGCGGCTCGACGAGGACGACGTGCCCACCCACGTCTACTGGGGCCCGAGGCTGCCCGCCGAAGACATCCCGGACCTCATCGGCAAAACGCTCCCCTGGTGGGACGGCTTCAACGACCCCGACGAAGGCCGGGACGAACTGGCCGCGGACGGCGGGACCAAGTACTGGACCCCCGCCCTCCAGCTCCGTTTCGCCGACGGCACGCGGGCTCTGGAATGGCGCTATCAGGCTCACGACACCACTCAGGATCACCTGAAGATCCACTTCGCCGACCGCCACTACCCGCTGCGGATCACCCTGCACTACCGGCATCGCGGCGACGTGCTCGAACGGTGGACCGAACTGGCCGCCGAAACCGACGTCGAAGTGGTCCGGGCCGACTCCGCGACCTGGGTGCTGCCCCTCCTCGAGGACTACCGGCTCAGCCACGTCACCGGCCGCTGGGCCGCGGAAACCCAGCTCCACCGCACCTCCGCGCCCCACGGCGAAACGACCTTCGCCAGCCGCCGCGGGATCACCGGGCACCACGCCAACCCGTGGGTCATGGTCGACGACGCCACCGCGACCGAACGCCACGGCGAGGTCTACGGCGTCGCCCTCGCCTGGAGCGGTTCCTGGCGCCTCACCACCACCCGGTCGTCGACCGGGCGGCTGACCGTCAGCGGCGGGTTCGGCCAGGACGGCGTCACCCACCGCGTCGGCCCCGGCAAGCCGCTGGTCACCCCGGTGGCGGCCGGGCTGTACACCGCCGGTGGGTTCGGCGCCGCCGGCCGCGCCTGGCACGCCTACGTCCGCGAGCACGTCCTCCCCCACCCGCGAGAGCTGCGTCCAGTGCTCTACAACTCCTGGGAGGCAACGGGTTTCGACGTCTCCGAGCAGGGCCAGCGCACCCTGGCCGAGCGCGCCGCGGCGCTGGGCGTCGAACTGTTCGTGCTGGATGACGGCTGGTTCCGCGGACGCACCAGCGACCACGCCGGACTCGGCGACTGGCACGTCGACCGCGCCCGGTTCCCCGACGGGCTCGGGCCGCTCGTCGACGTCGTGCACGGCCTCGGCATGAAGTTCGGCATCTGGGTCGAGCCCGAAATGGTCAACCCGGACAGCGACCTCTACCGCGCGCACCCGGACTGGGTCCTGCACCACCCGCACCGGCGCCGGTCGGAGCTGCGCAACCAGCTCGTCCTCAACTTCGCCCGGCCGGACGTCCGGGAGTGGGCGCACGACTGGCTCGACCGGCTCGTCGGCGACCACGGCGTCGACTTCCTCAAGTGGGACATGAACCGCCCGTTCAGCGAAGCGGGCTGGCCGGGCGAAGCAGACCCGGATCGCCTGTGGGTCGAGCACACCCGAGCCGTCCACGCGCTCATGGACCGCCTCCGGGAAGACCACCCCGGCCTGCGCATCGAGGCGTGCAGCGGCGGGGGCGGCCGGATCGACCTCGGCGTGCTCGCCCGCGCCGACCAGGTCTGGACGTCCGACAACACCGACGCCCTCGACCGGCTGCGGATCCAGCACGGCTACAGCCAGCTCTACCCGGCCGGCGCGATGTCGGCCTGGGTCACCGACAACCCGAACTTCGTCACGGGCCGCTCGGTGCCGCTGCGGTTCCGGTTCCACGTCGCCATGGCCGGCGTACTCGGCATCGGTGGCGACATCGTGCGCTGGCCCGGCGACGACCTCGCGCTCGCCCGTGAACTCGTCGCGCTCTACAAGGACATCCGGCCCGTCGTGCAGCACGGCGCGCTCCACCGGCTCCGGCCGCCGGTCGACGACGGGGTCACCGCACTCCAGTACGTCCACGAAGACCGGACGGTCGTCTTCGCCTACCGGCAGGCTTCGCACTTCAACGCGCCGGAGCGTCCGCTGCGGCTCGAGGGCCTCGATCCCGCTCACCGGTACGTCGATTCCGACGACGGCACCACGCACAGCGGCGCGGTGTTGCTCGCCCGCGGGCTGCCCCTCGGCCTGCCGACCGGCGACTTCGCGAGCAAAGTCCTCCGATTGCGGCGAAAGATCTGA
- a CDS encoding methionyl-tRNA formyltransferase, translating into MRVAMFGYQTWGHRTLQALIDAGHEVALVVTHPKSDHAYERIWADSVADLAEANGIRVLLRNRPDDAELLAELKAADLDLIVANNWRTWLPPEIFELPRHGTLNIHDSLLPSYAGFSPLIWAMINGEPEVGVTAHMMDGELDAGDIVLQRAIPVGPADTTTDLFHRTVDLIAPITAEAISMIETGYTPVPQDRTKASFFHKRAARDSLIDWTSPPSDIERFVRALSDPYPNAFTFHRGEQLRVLRASVSRGHYGGTPGRIFIREGEGVVIVAGPDARRGRAPGLLVERVRTADGTDLPATEYFKTMGGYLTDRP; encoded by the coding sequence ATGCGCGTGGCGATGTTCGGCTACCAGACCTGGGGGCACCGGACCCTCCAGGCGCTCATCGACGCCGGCCACGAGGTCGCCCTCGTGGTCACGCACCCGAAGAGCGACCACGCCTACGAGCGGATCTGGGCCGACTCGGTCGCCGACCTCGCCGAGGCGAACGGCATCCGCGTCCTGCTGCGCAACCGCCCGGACGACGCCGAGCTCCTGGCCGAGCTGAAGGCGGCGGACCTCGACCTGATCGTGGCGAACAACTGGCGCACGTGGCTGCCGCCGGAGATCTTCGAGCTCCCGCGCCACGGCACCCTCAACATCCACGACTCGCTGCTGCCGTCCTACGCCGGCTTCTCCCCGCTGATCTGGGCGATGATCAACGGCGAGCCGGAGGTCGGCGTCACCGCCCACATGATGGACGGCGAGCTCGACGCGGGCGACATCGTCCTGCAGCGCGCGATCCCGGTCGGCCCGGCGGACACGACCACGGACCTGTTCCACCGCACGGTCGACCTGATCGCCCCGATCACGGCCGAGGCGATCTCGATGATCGAGACCGGCTACACCCCGGTGCCCCAGGACCGCACGAAGGCCAGCTTCTTCCACAAGCGGGCGGCGCGCGACAGCCTCATCGACTGGACGTCACCGCCGTCGGACATCGAGCGTTTCGTGCGCGCGCTGTCCGACCCGTACCCGAACGCGTTCACCTTCCACCGCGGTGAGCAGCTGCGCGTCCTCCGCGCCTCGGTGTCCCGCGGGCACTACGGGGGCACGCCGGGCCGCATCTTCATCCGGGAGGGCGAGGGCGTGGTGATCGTGGCGGGGCCGGACGCGCGCCGCGGCCGGGCACCGGGTCTGCTGGTGGAGCGGGTCCGCACCGCCGACGGCACGGACCTGCCCGCGACCGAGTACTTCAAGACCATGGGCGGCTACCTCACCGACCGGCCCTGA
- a CDS encoding lysine N(6)-hydroxylase/L-ornithine N(5)-oxygenase family protein, whose protein sequence is MAAEVPIYDIVGVGFGPSNLALAIALAEHNAGPGEPVTAHFLERQPRFGWHRGMLIDTATMQVSFLKDLVTMRNPTSEFSFLNYLHAAGRLVDFINHKNLFPLRVEFHDYFEWAAAKVDDVVSYGTEVVAVKPVYDGAEVAYFDVEASDGSSLRARNLVVGTGLRPQLPEGVTAGDRIWHNSELLFRVDALRDRDPKRFVVVGAGQSAAEVAALLHDEFPRAEVCAVFARYGYSPADDSSFANRIFDPDAVDQFYRAGEPVKDRLMRYHGATNYSAVDVDLIDELYRRTYREKVVGVERLRLFNVSRPVEVTAAGTVTVESLTTGERTTLEADAVVYATGYRPADPTPLLGELGPRCLRDDEGRLRVERDYRLTTEPPLRGGIYLQGGTEHTHGITSSLLSNTAVRVGEILQSVVDRRLVEAPEGEYAVSAR, encoded by the coding sequence ATGGCTGCAGAGGTCCCGATCTACGACATCGTCGGCGTGGGCTTCGGACCGTCGAACCTGGCCCTCGCGATCGCTCTGGCCGAGCACAACGCGGGCCCGGGCGAGCCGGTGACCGCGCACTTCCTCGAACGGCAGCCGCGCTTCGGCTGGCACCGCGGGATGCTGATCGACACCGCGACCATGCAGGTGTCGTTTCTCAAGGACCTGGTCACCATGCGGAACCCGACCAGCGAGTTCAGCTTCCTCAACTACCTGCACGCGGCCGGCAGGCTGGTCGACTTCATCAACCACAAGAACCTGTTCCCGCTGCGCGTCGAGTTCCACGACTACTTCGAGTGGGCGGCCGCGAAGGTCGACGACGTCGTCTCCTACGGCACCGAGGTCGTCGCCGTGAAGCCGGTGTACGACGGCGCGGAGGTCGCCTACTTCGACGTCGAAGCCTCGGACGGGTCGTCGCTGCGCGCCCGGAACCTGGTGGTGGGCACGGGCTTGCGGCCCCAGCTGCCCGAGGGCGTCACCGCCGGCGACCGGATCTGGCACAACAGCGAGCTGCTGTTCCGCGTGGACGCCTTGCGCGACCGCGATCCGAAGCGGTTCGTCGTGGTCGGCGCCGGGCAGAGCGCCGCGGAGGTCGCCGCGCTGCTGCACGACGAGTTCCCGCGCGCCGAGGTGTGCGCGGTGTTCGCGCGCTACGGCTACAGCCCGGCCGACGACAGCTCGTTCGCCAACCGGATCTTCGACCCGGACGCCGTCGACCAGTTCTACCGCGCGGGCGAGCCGGTCAAGGACCGCTTGATGCGCTACCACGGCGCGACGAACTACTCGGCCGTCGACGTCGACCTGATCGACGAGCTGTACCGCCGGACGTACCGCGAGAAGGTCGTGGGCGTGGAACGGTTGCGGCTGTTCAACGTCTCGCGCCCGGTCGAGGTGACCGCCGCGGGAACCGTGACCGTCGAGTCACTGACGACCGGCGAGCGAACGACGCTGGAGGCCGACGCGGTCGTCTACGCGACCGGCTACCGGCCCGCCGACCCGACCCCGCTGCTCGGCGAGCTCGGCCCCCGCTGCCTGCGCGACGACGAAGGACGCCTGCGCGTCGAGCGCGACTACCGGCTCACGACGGAGCCGCCCCTGCGCGGCGGGATCTACCTGCAGGGCGGCACCGAGCACACGCACGGCATCACGTCGTCGCTGCTGTCGAACACCGCGGTGCGGGTGGGGGAGATCCTGCAGTCCGTTGTGGACCGACGGCTCGTCGAGGCGCCTGAAGGGGAGTACGCCGTCAGCGCGCGGTGA
- a CDS encoding DinB family protein has product MYVLPEKTLGPERDLLEAMLDRNRLALVENARGLSESDARQRLVPSLTTPISLVKHAAVAERRWFQWLVAGLDESECDGPSTPGDASFAVAEDETVADVIAEYERTSARSREIAAGRSLDDRWTHPVVGEVSLRFIYLFLIEEYARHTGHGDILREQITAR; this is encoded by the coding sequence GTGTACGTGCTGCCCGAAAAGACCCTCGGCCCCGAGCGTGACCTGCTCGAAGCCATGCTCGACCGCAACCGGCTCGCCCTCGTCGAGAACGCGCGAGGCCTGTCGGAAAGCGACGCCCGGCAGCGGCTGGTGCCGTCCCTGACCACGCCGATCAGCCTGGTCAAGCACGCCGCCGTCGCCGAGCGCCGCTGGTTCCAGTGGCTGGTGGCCGGCCTGGACGAGTCCGAGTGCGACGGCCCTTCGACTCCCGGGGACGCCAGTTTCGCCGTCGCCGAAGACGAAACCGTGGCCGACGTGATCGCCGAGTACGAGCGGACGAGCGCGCGCTCCCGCGAGATCGCCGCGGGCCGCTCGCTCGACGACCGGTGGACGCACCCGGTCGTCGGCGAGGTCAGCCTGCGGTTCATCTACCTGTTCCTGATCGAGGAGTACGCCCGCCACACCGGCCACGGCGACATCCTCCGGGAGCAGATCACCGCGCGCTGA
- a CDS encoding ABC transporter ATP-binding protein yields the protein MTPSLRVRDLRVAYDDRVVIDGLDLDIPDGQVTAIVGPNACGKSTLLRTLARLLTPKSGGVYLDGRSIHDLPTRQVAQRLGILPQSPVAPEGMTVADLVGRGRAPHQSWWRQWSTSDEGAVRDALEATSMTDLADRPVDELSGGQRQRAWIAMAVAQGTPVLLLDEPTTYLDLAHQIDVLDLVVDLNRGEGRTVVMVLHDLPQACRYADHVIAMKSGRIVASGKPVEVITEELVDEVFDVRCQVTPDPVSGTPMVIPISRHHPAPVD from the coding sequence ATGACACCGTCGCTTCGGGTGCGGGACCTGCGCGTCGCCTACGACGACCGCGTCGTCATCGACGGCCTCGACCTCGACATCCCGGACGGCCAGGTCACGGCGATCGTCGGGCCGAACGCGTGCGGGAAGTCGACGCTGCTGCGCACGCTCGCCCGGCTGCTCACGCCGAAGTCGGGCGGGGTGTACCTCGACGGCCGCTCGATCCACGACCTGCCGACGCGCCAGGTCGCCCAGCGGCTCGGGATCCTGCCGCAGTCCCCGGTGGCCCCGGAAGGCATGACGGTGGCCGACCTCGTCGGCCGCGGCCGTGCCCCGCACCAGAGCTGGTGGCGGCAATGGTCCACATCGGACGAAGGCGCGGTGCGGGACGCGCTGGAAGCGACGTCGATGACCGACCTGGCCGACCGTCCGGTGGACGAGCTTTCCGGCGGCCAGCGGCAACGCGCGTGGATCGCGATGGCGGTCGCGCAAGGCACGCCGGTGCTGCTGCTGGACGAGCCCACGACCTACCTCGACCTGGCCCACCAGATCGACGTGCTCGACCTCGTCGTCGACCTCAACCGCGGCGAGGGCCGGACGGTCGTGATGGTGCTGCACGACCTGCCGCAGGCCTGCCGCTACGCCGACCACGTGATCGCGATGAAGTCCGGGCGGATCGTGGCCTCGGGCAAGCCGGTCGAGGTCATCACCGAGGAACTGGTGGACGAGGTCTTCGACGTCCGCTGCCAGGTGACGCCCGATCCCGTGAGCGGAACGCCGATGGTGATCCCGATCAGCCGGCACCACCCGGCACCGGTCGACTAG
- a CDS encoding FecCD family ABC transporter permease, giving the protein MSLRQIRSDRVTFRAGSVSGRVRPRLLLVSVILAVLAFVLFCVGMTIGDVPMTVSDVLSGLFGGGDSGNGYIVQELRLPRALTGLLAGLAFGASGAVFQTITRNPLASPDMIGINAGAATAVVAGIAFGFGGGLGTTTLGLLGGLCTALLVYALAWRRGTTGYRILLVGIGIFAMCTSLTDYLLSKAQITDAQASIGWLVGNLANRGWEHVVPLFFALLVLFPLVLALSRWMQTLLLGDDVAAGLGTPVQPVRLGLLLAGAGLVAFATASAGPISFVALTSPQIAQRLAKLSSPPITASALTGAVVVLGSDIIARSLTASALPVGIVTGVLGAPLLLWLLARANRSGSGG; this is encoded by the coding sequence ATGAGCCTGCGGCAGATCCGGAGCGACCGCGTCACCTTTCGCGCCGGTTCGGTGTCCGGCCGGGTCCGGCCCCGGCTGCTGCTCGTCTCCGTGATCCTCGCCGTGCTCGCGTTCGTGCTCTTCTGCGTGGGCATGACGATCGGCGACGTCCCGATGACCGTGTCCGACGTCCTGTCCGGCCTCTTCGGCGGCGGCGACAGCGGAAACGGCTACATCGTGCAGGAACTGCGGCTGCCCCGGGCGCTCACCGGGCTGCTGGCCGGGCTCGCGTTCGGCGCGTCCGGTGCGGTGTTCCAGACCATCACCCGCAACCCGCTGGCCAGCCCGGACATGATCGGCATCAACGCGGGCGCGGCGACGGCCGTGGTCGCCGGGATCGCGTTCGGCTTCGGCGGCGGGCTCGGCACCACCACGCTCGGCCTCCTCGGCGGCCTGTGCACGGCGCTGCTGGTCTACGCGCTGGCGTGGCGGCGCGGCACCACCGGCTACCGGATCCTGCTGGTGGGCATCGGGATCTTCGCGATGTGCACCAGCCTGACCGACTACCTGCTGAGCAAAGCGCAGATCACCGACGCGCAGGCGTCGATCGGCTGGCTGGTCGGCAACCTCGCCAACCGCGGCTGGGAGCACGTCGTCCCGCTGTTCTTCGCGCTCCTCGTGCTGTTCCCGCTGGTGCTGGCGCTGTCCCGGTGGATGCAGACGCTGCTGCTCGGCGACGACGTGGCCGCCGGGCTCGGCACGCCGGTGCAGCCGGTCCGGCTGGGCCTGCTGCTGGCCGGTGCCGGCCTGGTCGCGTTCGCGACGGCGTCGGCGGGCCCGATCTCGTTCGTCGCGCTGACCTCGCCGCAGATCGCGCAACGGCTCGCCAAGCTGTCCTCGCCGCCGATCACGGCGTCCGCGCTCACCGGCGCGGTCGTGGTGCTGGGCAGCGACATCATCGCCCGCTCGCTGACGGCGTCGGCGCTCCCGGTCGGCATCGTGACCGGCGTGCTCGGCGCCCCGCTGCTGCTCTGGCTGCTGGCCAGGGCCAACCGATCCGGCTCCGGAGGCTGA
- a CDS encoding FecCD family ABC transporter permease, whose translation MRTDPGGIALTRRPPHTGRALGLLAALGVLVLLCLLSVWLGSKEISFGAVWQVLWHDDGSADAVIIHSVRMPRTLLAVLVGAGLGLAGTVMQALTRNPLADPGLLGVSAGAAFAIVFSITVLGISSLYGYIWFAFAGALLATAVVYYLGTRGRAGSSPVKLALAGAAVTALLSSFTSAMVLSDPVALNRYRFWSAGSLSGVDATALLQVLPFLVIGVVLAIASGPALNSLALGDDVAIALGRKLGPLRLRGALAITLLTGAAVAVAGPIVFLGLIVPHAVRFVVGPDHRWLLPYTAILAPCLLLAADILGRIVARPGEIRAGVIVAFLGAPFFIYLVRRRKLVES comes from the coding sequence GTGCGAACAGACCCCGGAGGGATCGCTCTCACGCGACGCCCGCCACACACGGGCCGCGCGCTCGGCCTCCTGGCCGCCCTCGGTGTCCTCGTTCTCCTGTGCCTGCTGAGCGTCTGGCTGGGCTCCAAGGAGATCTCGTTCGGTGCCGTCTGGCAGGTGCTGTGGCACGACGACGGCTCCGCGGACGCGGTGATCATCCACAGTGTCCGGATGCCGCGGACGCTCCTCGCGGTCCTCGTCGGCGCGGGTCTCGGGCTGGCCGGCACGGTGATGCAGGCGCTCACCCGCAACCCCCTAGCCGACCCGGGCCTGCTGGGCGTCAGCGCCGGGGCCGCGTTCGCCATCGTGTTCTCGATCACCGTGCTGGGGATCAGCTCGCTCTACGGCTACATCTGGTTCGCCTTCGCCGGCGCGCTCCTCGCCACGGCCGTCGTCTACTACCTCGGCACGCGCGGGCGGGCCGGGTCGAGCCCGGTCAAGCTCGCGCTCGCCGGGGCCGCCGTCACGGCGCTGCTCTCCTCGTTCACCAGCGCGATGGTGCTGTCGGACCCGGTAGCGCTCAACCGCTACCGCTTCTGGTCGGCCGGCTCGCTTTCCGGCGTCGACGCGACCGCGTTGCTGCAGGTACTGCCGTTCCTCGTCATCGGCGTGGTGCTGGCGATCGCGAGCGGCCCCGCGTTGAACAGCCTCGCGCTCGGTGACGACGTCGCGATCGCGCTCGGCCGGAAGCTCGGCCCGCTGCGGCTGCGGGGCGCGCTGGCGATCACCCTGCTGACCGGCGCCGCCGTCGCCGTCGCCGGGCCGATCGTGTTCCTCGGCCTGATCGTCCCGCACGCGGTGCGGTTCGTGGTCGGGCCCGACCACCGGTGGCTGCTGCCCTACACCGCGATCCTCGCACCGTGCCTGCTGCTAGCCGCGGACATCCTGGGCCGGATCGTGGCGCGGCCGGGCGAGATCCGCGCGGGCGTGATCGTCGCGTTCCTCGGCGCGCCGTTCTTCATCTACCTGGTCCGCCGCCGCAAGCTCGTGGAGTCCTGA